In Populus trichocarpa isolate Nisqually-1 chromosome 12, P.trichocarpa_v4.1, whole genome shotgun sequence, a genomic segment contains:
- the LOC18103781 gene encoding uncharacterized protein LOC18103781: protein MQPLITLSPSSPSFNSYSSNKLAEIAARVVQEFTNESEQVEGANNNIFSWQEQGGEEKSNHPQNDNEEGEEEEDDFEFAVLSRPEPQFPPISADDIFYNGQIRPFYPLFNTKLLLDDQEFLPRSKTATNSTQDAKKPNRLPLRKLFYEDRETFSCSSSEADDIDSLEPGTYCVWTPKKEEGSPGSCKKSSSTGSNSKRWKFKDFIHRSNSDGKDTFVFLMPNNKKSGLHHQRLDSDDQDGNHNKQGTEKRKEAKGAGGGLFQFQEHYYVRSKEGDKRRSYLPYRPDLVGFLSNVNGVGRNLHPF, encoded by the coding sequence ATGCAGCCCTTAATCACCCTTTCTCCAAGCTCTCCAAGCTTCAACTCCTACTCTTCAAACAAGCTAGCAGAGATTGCAGCAAGGGTCGTCCAAGAATTCACAAACGAATCAGAACAAGTAGAAGGCGCGAACAACAACATTTTCTCTTGGCAAGAAcaaggaggagaagagaaaagcaACCACCCACAAAACGACAACgaggagggggaggaggaggaggatgactTCGAGTTTGCAGTTCTAAGTAGGCCAGAACCACAATTCCCTCCGATTTCTGCTGATGATATCTTTTACAACGGCCAAATCAGACCCTTCTATCCCTTATTTAACACCAAGTTACTCTTAGACGACCAAGAATTCCTGCCCAGATCGAAAACTGCAACCAATAGTACCCAAGATGCCAAGAAACCAAATAGATTGCCCCTCAGGAAGCTCTTCTACGAGGACCGTGAAACCTTTTCGTGTTCTTCATCGGAAGCTGATGATATTGACAGCCTAGAGCCTGGAACTTACTGTGTGTGGACGCCAAAGAAGGAGGAGGGGTCTCCAGGGAGCTGCAAGAAGAGCAGCTCTACAGGGTCTAATTCAAAGAGATGGAAGTTCAAAGATTTTATTCACCGGAGTAATAGTGATGGTAAGGATACTTTTGTGTTCTTGATGCCTAATAACAAGAAGAGTGGCCTCCATCATCAGAGATTAGACAGCGATGACCAAGATGGGAATCATAATAAACAGGGcacagagaaaaggaaagaagcgAAAGGAGCTGGAGGAggtttgtttcaatttcaagaaCATTATTACGTGAGGAGTAAAGAAGGTGATAAACGCCGCTCCTATTTGCCTTACAGGCCGGATTTGGTGGGGTTTCTGTCAAATGTTAATGGGGTGGGAAGGAATCTTCATCCATTTTGA
- the LOC7483503 gene encoding probable inactive poly [ADP-ribose] polymerase SRO5: protein MEYTPIQVRNTNGITHGFTADNTPKNSSQNPSTTNYASRHSHDQESVISDSESSSSGASSGQLPSFNDGLVRLFEGDRVHDLIKRRFVSGLGLLGKQATVVAIHRNSYSGVLEQARMQSFQIFAKAMEKKCGGDANVKFGWYGGTRDEICEIVKHGFSARMIDNSNGLYGCGIYLSPDDSPVECVKKLSVDKDGLRHLLLCRLILGKSEVVHPGSDQCRPSSEEFDSGMDNLTSPKKYILWSTHMNTHILPEFVISFRAPSRLKGYFRIPESLRRPNSPWMPFPALISALSKFLPPTTTKLIIKYHRDHREKKISRQQLIQQVRKTVGDKLLISVIKSFRTEILETPSNFEEKRVQKGVKNGMNCDEKKDGMEELIMQT, encoded by the exons ATGGAGTATACACCGATTCAAGTCAGAAACACCAATGGAATCACACACGGATTTACTGCCGACAACACACCCAAGAACTCTTCACAAAATCCTAGTACTACGAATTACGCAAGCAGACATTCACATGATCAAGAATCAGTTATTTCTGATAGCGAGAGTTCAAGTTCCGGTGCCAGTTCTGGGCAACTCCCATCATTCAATGATGGGTTGGTTCGACTTTTTGAAGGAGATAGAGTTCATGATCTCATTAAGCGAAGATTcgtttcgggtttgggtttgCTTGGCAAGCAAGCAACAGTTGTTGCCATTCATAGGAACTCTTATTCTGGTGTTTTGGAGCAAGCTAGAATGCAGTCCTTCCAGATTTTTGCGAAAGCAATGGAGAAAAAGTGTGGCGGCGATGCGAATGTTAAGTTTGGTTGGTACGGTGGTACAAGAGATGAGATTTGTGAGATTGTGAAGCATGGTTTTAGTGCCCGAATGATAGACAACAGTAATGGACTCTATGGTTGTGGCATTTATCTTTCTCCGGATGATTCTCCTGTTGAATG TGTGAAGAAATTGAGTGTTGATAAAGATGGTCTGCGGCATTTGTTGCTTTGCCGTCTAATTCTGGGGAAGTCAGAGGTTGTGCATCCGGGTTCTGATCAGTGTCGTCCGAGTTCTGAGGAGTTTGATTCAGGAATGGACAATCTGACATCTCCTAAGAAGTATATTTTATGGAGTACCCACATGAACACTCATATTTTGCCAGAGTTTGTGATAAGTTTCAGGGCTCCTTCTCGCTTGAAAG GGTACTTTAGAATTCCAGAATCCTTGAGGAGGCCAAATTCACCTTGGATGCCATTTCCTGCTCTTATTTCCGCACTCTCAAAGTTCTTGCCTCCTACTACTACCAAGTTGATTATCAAGTATCATAGAGATCACAGA GAAAAGAAGATTTCTAGACAACAACTAATACAGCAAGTGAGAAAGACTGTAGGGGACAAGCTACTGATTTCAGTCATCAAGTCATTTAGAACCGAG ATACTTGAAACACCAAGCAATTTTGAGgaaaaaagggttcaaaagggAGTCAAGAATGGAATGAACTGTGATGAGAAGAAAGACGGTATGGAAGAATTGATTATGCAAACATGA
- the LOC7483502 gene encoding 1-deoxy-D-xylulose 5-phosphate reductoisomerase, chloroplastic — protein sequence MALNILSPAEIKAISFLDSTKSNRLPKLQGGLSLKRKDCGGRRIQCSVQNQNQPPPAWPGRACPEPGRKTWDGPKPISIVGSTGSIGTQTLDIVAENPDKFKVVALAAGSNVTLLADQVRTFKPQLIAVRNESLVDEIKEALADVEEKPEIIPGEQGVVEVARHPDAVSVVTGIVGCAGLKPTVAAIEAGKDICLANKETLIAGGPFVLPLAHKYNVKILPADSEHSAIFQCIQGLPEGALRRIILTASGGAFRDWPVEKLKEVKVADALKHPNWNMGKKITVDSATLFNKGLEVIEAHYLFGADYDNIDIVIHPQSIIHSMIETQDSSVLAQLGWPDMRLPILYTMSWPDRVYCSEITWPRLDLCKLGSLTFKAPDNVKYPSMDLAYAAGRAGGTMTGVLSAANEKAVEMFIDEKISYLDIFKVVELTCDKHQAELVVSPSLEEIIHYDLWAREYAANLQHSSGPSPVFA from the exons ATGGCACTTAATATTCTATCTCCAGCTGAAATCAAGGCCATCTCTTTCTTGGATTCTACTAAATCCAATCGCCTACCTAAGCTTCAAG GTGGGCTTAGTTTGAAGAGGAAGGATTGTGGGGGGAGAAGAATTCAGTGTTCAGTTCAGAATCAGAATCAGCCACCTCCAGCTTGGCCAGGAAGAGCCTGTCCAGAACCTGGACGCAAGACATGGGATGGTCCTAAGCCTATATCAATTGTTGGATCTACTGGTTCCATCGGAACGCAG ACTTTGGACATTGTAGCGGAGAATCCAGATAAATTCAAAGTTGTGGCACTCGCAGCTGGGTCAAATGTTACTCTTCTTGCAGATCAG GTGAGGACATTCAAACCTCAACTGATTGCTGTTAGAAACGAGTCATTAGTTGATGAAATCAAAGAGGCCCTGGCTGATGTTGAGGAAAAGCCCGAGATTATTCCTGGGGAGCAAGGAGTTGTAGAG GTTGCTCGTCATCCAGATGCTGTCAGTGTAGTTACAGGAATAGTAGGTTGCGCAGGTCTAAAG CCTACGGTTGCTGCAATAGAAGCTGGAAAAGACATATGCTTGGCCAATAAAGAGACATTAATTGCTGGGGGTCCTTTTGTTCTCCCTCTTGCTCACAAATATAACGTGAAAATTCTTCCAGCTGATTCTGAACATTCTGCCATTTTTCAG TGTATTCAAGGCCTGCCGGAGGGTGCATTGCGGCGCATCATTTTAACTGCTTCTGGTGGGGCTTTCAG GGATTGGCCTGttgagaaattgaaagaagTTAAAGTAGCTGATGCTTTGAAGCATCCCAACTGGAATATGGGTAAAAAGATTACTGTAGACTCTGCTACCCTTTTCAACAAG GGTTTAGAAGTCATTGAAGCCCACTATTTGTTCGGAGCTGATTATGATAATATTGATATCGTAATTCATCCACAGTCTATAATACATTCAATGATTGAAACACAG GACTCATCTGTTCTCGCACAGTTGGGGTGGCCTGATATGCGCTTGCCTATCCTTTACACAATGTCATGGCCAGACAGAGTTTACTGTTCTGAAATTACTTGGCCTCGCCTAGATCTTTGCAA GCTTGGATCACTAACTTTTAAAGCTCCTGACAATGTAAAATACCCATCTATGGATCTTGCTTATGCTGCTGGACGAGCTGGAGGCACCATGACAGGAGTCCTCAGTGCTGCTAATGAGAAAGCTGTAGAAATGTTCATAGATGAAAA GATAAGCTATCTTGACATTTTCAAGGTTGTGGAGCTAACATGTGATAAGCACCAGGCAGAATTAGTGGTCTCACCCTCTCTTGAGGAAATTATACATTATGACTTGTGGGCTCGAGAATATGCTGCTAACCTGCAACACTCTTCTGGTCCAAGTCCTGTTTTTGCTTGA